A single window of Anomaloglossus baeobatrachus isolate aAnoBae1 chromosome 5, aAnoBae1.hap1, whole genome shotgun sequence DNA harbors:
- the LOC142310762 gene encoding uncharacterized protein LOC142310762, which produces MERYLLRSAGGGEGTCRSGDAVGRSGVEENSMVPESMMEEEPETRAGDAAKLCRRQREEDEVVSGETEESETGEKCQQGTEEDGQQWEEEGDMEEEERREEESSNEGTGGLGENMEPQHRGNGLGQSQQKISTGFITPNKRCKKHPGTVVSQNYKQLEGGRGSVQVRRTRKTAPPAGQHKQPQEFNVDYKKLADEVASHLSKEIKTAIETAIQTSLAAMQKEINDQATRLIETEQRISESEEAILTMQEQIATLMKSNDYLRDKAEDLENRSRRNNLRIVGLPESVSMGQLDNICELELPQALGIKAKFRVERAHRVGPLRQKEANKAEGQNSNKFSPRARQVIVKYLDYKHKEEILKAFRDRKRPLQYQGNRLLIFGDYSADVSKRRKEFSKICTFLYNKKIKCQLLYPAILKVRNPNGSFAYYKDYKEAENILMSEQDKSRMERQERGPSGGDTGGRGSPTGPGRDAGQSKGRTSEEVRGDRCRSPAQRHSPRTGHGD; this is translated from the coding sequence ATGGAACGGTACCTGCTGCGCAGTGCTGGAGGTGGAGAGGGAACCTGTAGGAGCGGCGACGCTGTGGGCCGGAGTGGAGTGGAGGAAAACAGCATGGTGCCGGAGAGcatgatggaggaggagccagaaacaCGGGCAGGAGATGCAGCTAAGCTGTgccggagacagagagaggaggacGAGGTAGTGAGTGGGGAAACAGAGGAAAGTGAAACTGGAGAGAAGTGTCAGCAGGGGACAGAAGAGGACGGTCAGcaatgggaggaggagggggacatggaggaagaagaaagaagggaggaggagagcagcaatgAAGGAACAGGAGGGCTGGGAGAGAATATGGAGCCGCAGCACAGGGGAAATGGATTGGGACAATCTCAACAAAAGATAAGTACTGGTTTTATTACCCCTAATAAACGCTGCAAGAAGCACCCAGGCACAGTAGTGTCACAAAATTACAAGCAGCTAGAAGGAGGCAGAGGATCAGTGCAGGTGAGGAGAACTAGAaagacagcaccacctgcaggacaACACAAGCAACCACAAGAATTTAATGTAGATTATAAAAAACTGGCAGATGAAGTGGCATCCCATCTGTCCAAAGAAATCAAAACAGCTATTGAAACCGCTATACAGACATCATTAGCGGCTATGCAAAAGGAAATAAATGATCAGGCAACCAGATTgatagaaacagagcagagaatatccgaGTCAGAGGAAGCAATACTGAccatgcaagagcaaatagcaacCTTAATGAAGTCCAATGACTACCTGAGGGACAAGGCGgaagatctagaaaacagatcgagacgcaaCAACTTACGCATAGTGggactgccagaatcggtatcaatGGGGCAGTTGGATAACATCTGTGAGCTGGAGCTACCACAGGCCctaggcataaaggcgaaatttagggtggaaagggcccacagagtgggtccactgaggcaAAAGGAGGCAAATAAAGCTGAAGGGCAAAATTCAAATAAATTTTCACCAAGAGCCAGACAGGTTATAGTCAAGTACCTCGATTATAAACACAAAGAGGAAATTCTGAAGGCTTTCAGAGATCGGAAGCGACCACTACAATACCAAGGCAATAGACTGCTAATCTTTGGGGACTATTCTGCAGATGTCTCCAAAAGGAGAAAGGAGTTCAGTAAAATCTGTACATTTTTGTACAACAAAAAGATAAAATGCCAGTTGCTGTACCCAGCTATATTGAAAGTTAGAAATCCCAATGGCTCATTTGCATATTATAAAGACTAtaaggaagctgaaaacatcctcaTGTCAGAACAAGATAAGAGTCGGATGGAAAGACAAGAGAGAGGACCTAGTGGAGGAGACACCGGTGGAAGAGGATCCCCTACAGGCCCGGGGAGAGATGCAGGACAATCCAAGGGGCGAACATCAGAGGAGGTCAGAGGTGACAGGTGTCGGAGTCCAGCTCAGCGGCACAGCCCCAGGACAGGCCACGGGGACTAG